The following coding sequences are from one Aethina tumida isolate Nest 87 chromosome 2, icAetTumi1.1, whole genome shotgun sequence window:
- the LOC109597545 gene encoding MIP18 family protein galla-2, protein MTFDQLENENPNVFNKTEDRLVTIDEEDDTIVDEFDRREIFDLIRDINDPEHPLSLEELRVVQEDLIYVDNENNIIDVNFTPTIPHCSMATLIGLSIRVKLLRSLPARFKVKVVVTPGTHNAENSVNKQLADKERVAAALENSNLIKVINQCIVSRERA, encoded by the exons ATGACATTCGATCAACTAGAAAACGAAAATCctaatgttttcaataaaactgaGGATCGCCTTGTGACAATTGACGAAGAGGATGACACTATTGTCGACGAGTTTGATAGAAGGGAAATTTTTg atttaattcgTGACATCAACGATCCAGAACATCCTTTATCGTTGGAAGAACTTCGAGTTGTGCAGGAGGATTTAATATATGTTGACAATGAGAATAATATTATCGACGTCAACTTTACTCCAACTATTCCTCATTGCAGTATGGCTACATTAATTGGATTGTCAATTCGCGTGAAACTTTTAAGAAGTTTACCTGCAAGATTTAAAGTAAAAGTTGTCGTTACACCTGGCACTCACAATGCtgaaaattcagtaaataaacAACTAGCTGATAAAGAGAGAGTTGCTGCAGCTTTAGAAAACTCTAATTTGATAAAAGTCATTAATCAGTGTATCGTGTCAAGAGAACGAGCTTAA
- the LOC109597546 gene encoding mitochondrial inner membrane protein OXA1L, which produces MLRFTSFSKINVCRKSLNNLKDFTKSQTELINNIKLTKQIKKVIAGTQVQCEKDPSPVVEDRSKYTILKSKNIVKDLQKLCNRLQDRISQNKLVLAAAGLSIDPTNSAVHDVIPEPPKVPEGTEEVVSQLNALGEPTFSSMGMGGWSPVGITQNCFEFLHVNLGIEWWGVIAIGTVVVRMLLFPLVVVAQRNAAKMNNYLPQMQAIQMKMTEARQTGNQLDAARYSQEMMLFMKEKELNPLKNLVVPLAQMPIFISFFMGLREMTNVPVQSLEHGGLWWFTNLIVPDQYFLLPVITSVTLWATIELGTDTARLSSQNLQLMKYVLRALPVIIFPFTMNFPGAILVYWVSSNFISLAQVGVLKIPAVRDYLKIEPLLKHQPQSLPMKPKGFKEGLQDSWTNMKITRELEERRRLDELKFQKAGKGPIVKTYKHDPTKQVTSMDAKKR; this is translated from the exons atgttAAGATTTACAAGTTTTTCGAAGATAAATGTCTGTAGGAAGTCCTTAAATAATCTTAAG gaTTTTACTAAGTCCCAaacagaattaataaataacattaagctgacaaaacaaattaag aaagtcATTGCTGGAACACAAGTTCAGTGTGAAAAAGATCCTTCACCAGTGGTTGAAGATAGGTCAAAATACACG ATATTAAAGTCAAAAAATATCGTCAAggatttacaaaaattgtgtaataggTTACAAGATAGGATCAGTCAGAATAAATTAGTATTGGCTGCTGCTGGACTTTCAATAGATCCTACAAATTCAGCAGTTCACGATGTAATTCCAGAACCCCCAAAAGTACCTGAAGGTACTGAGGAAGTTGTGAGCCAATTAAATGCTTTGGGTGAACCAACTTTTTCTTCCATGGGAATGGGAGGATGGTCTCCAGTTGGAATTACTCagaattgttttgaatttcTACATGTTAATTTAGGCATAGAATGGTGGGGTGTAATTGCAATAG GTACTGTCGTGGTCAGGATGTTATTGTTCCCTCTGGTAGTGGTAGCACAGAGAAATGCagcaaaaatgaataattacttGCCACAAATGCAGGCAATTCAGATGAAAATGACTGAAGCTCGTCAGACAGGAAACCAGTTGGATGCTGCAAGATATTCACAGGAAATGATGCTATTCATGAAAGAAAAGGAATTAAATCCTTTAAAAAATCTGGTTGTTCCTTTGGCACaa ATGCCtatatttatttcgttttttatGGGATTAAGAGAAATGACAAATGTTCCTGTACAAAGTCTTGAACATGGAGGTCTATGGTGGTTTACCAATCTCATTGTGCCAGACCAGTATTTTCTTTTACCAGTTATTACCAGTGTTACATTATGGGCTACCATTGAG TTGGGAACAGATACAGCTAGATTATCTTCACAAAATCtacaattaatgaaatatgtctTACGAGCTTTACCAGtaattatatttccatttaCCATGAACTTCCCTGGAGCTATTTTGGTTTATTGGGTgtcaagtaattttatttcacttgCTCAAGTGGGAGTACTTAAAATCCCAGCAGTaagagattatttaaaaattgagccattattaaaacatcaacCTCAATCTCTGCCAATGAAACCCAAAGGCTTTAAAGAGGGATTGCAAGATT cTTGGACTAACATGAAAATTACCAGGGAATTAGAGGAACGCAGGCGATTAGACgaattgaaatttcaaaaagcaGGCAAAGGACCAATTGTAAAAACGTATAAGCATGATCCTACAAAACAAGTTACAAGTATGGACGCCAAAAAACGATAG
- the LOC109597558 gene encoding beta-1,3-galactosyltransferase 5 — protein sequence MVEKRIYNLLLMVLASILCLTIWMYGLNEPPATLAVYQLHTTNSSYSHPLYLLPKDDYFQLIDLNFTFRILNLPCNESNPLLLVLVHSSPENFAKRNTIRETWGKNDNEVKILFVTGATNNSSIQKKIDMENRRNGDFIQGSFLDAYRNMTYKHVMVLKYAVYHCPHVKYILKTDDDVFVHMPAMKNFLTNDLSSYGASKVLFCTIRKNIIALRTYRSKWRVSFSEYPEKYYPNYCPGWTLLYSPDIVFHLYKEAQRTDYFWIDDIHITGILAKKLNIVHTDIEPLVISRQNLKYVLENSHNITEPFLYGRSDLDEDAIRALWRYATSHTTPKYILKNNH from the coding sequence ATGGTTGAAAAAAgaatctacaatttgttgttaatgGTACTAGCgtcaattttatgtttgacGATATGGATGTACGGATTGAACGAGCCCCCTGCCACCTTGGCTGTGTACCAGCTTCATACAACAAATAGCAGCTACTCCCACCCACTTTATCTACTTCCCAAAGACgactattttcaattaattgatttgaattttacgTTTCGCATATTGAATTTACCTTGTAACGAGTCGAATCCTTTACTTTTGGTCTTGGTGCATTCATCACCGGAAAATTTCGCAAAGAGGAATACTATTAGAGAAACATGGGGAAAGAACGACAACGAGGTAAAAATCTTATTCGTAACTGGTGCTACAAATAACTCTTcaatacaaaagaaaattgatatGGAGAACAGGAGGAACGGCGACTTTATTCAAGGCAGCTTTTTGGACGCGTATAGAAATATGACTTATAAACATGTTATGGTACTTAAATACGCAGTGTATCATTGTCCTCATGTGAAGTACATTCTCAAAACTGACGACGATGTCTTTGTACACATGCCAGCGATGAAGAATTTTCTCACAAATGATTTATCATCGTATGGGGCtagtaaagttttattttgtactatAAGAAAGAATATTATAGCTTTAAGAACTTATCGTTCAAAATGGAGGGTATCTTTTTCTGAGTATCCTGAAAAATACTATCCTAATTACTGCCCAGGGTGGACCTTACTTTATTCGCCTGACATAGTTTTCCATCTTTATAAAGAGGCCCAGCGGACAGACTACTTTTGGATAGACGACATCCACATAACTGGTATATtagctaaaaaattaaatattgttcataCAGATATAGAACCACTTGTTATATCtagacaaaatttgaaatatgttcTTGAAAATTCTCATAACATTACAGAGCCATTTTTATACGGAAGATCAGATTTAGATGAGGATGCCATTCGGGCCCTTTGGAGATATGCTACGTCGCATACAACtccgaaatatattttaaaaaataatcactaa